A window of the Littorina saxatilis isolate snail1 unplaced genomic scaffold, US_GU_Lsax_2.0 scaffold_392, whole genome shotgun sequence genome harbors these coding sequences:
- the LOC138955346 gene encoding uncharacterized protein: MEVVRQLLMVLSLLSLLAMALAGDVKYAVNCKFSNEGCEYDEECCSGKCLQAHPGTNPRCTRSTLHHDCLYSYQCEDRLSCGPLNTCCSKYWGTCMRHEDCCHSQFVCIEADGFYYKRCLMGKVAPTSRGSQRVNGAAGVLGISIMVLLTRMVVRYVITADTYDVFS; encoded by the exons ATGGAGGTCGTGAGGCAGCTGCTGATGGTATTGTCGCTGCTGTCGTTGCTTGCTATGGCTTTGGCGGGGGACGTCAAGTATG CGGTCAACTGCAAGTTCAGCAACGAGGGTTGCGAGTATGACGAGGAGTGTTGCTCGGGCAAGTGCCTTCAAGCTCACCCGGGCACCAACCCCCGCTGCACGCGGTCCACGCTGCACCATGACTGCCTCTACAGCTACCAGTGCGAAGACAG GTTATCCTGTGGGCCATTGAACACCTGTTGCTCCAAGTACTGGGGGACGTGTATGCGACACGAAGATTGTTGCCACTCCCAGTTCGTCTGTATCGAGGCGGACGGCTTCTATTACAAGCGTTGTCTGATGGGCAAAGTGGCGCCAACAAGCCGTGGCAGCCAAAGGGTTAATGGAGCTGCTGGCGTCCTGGGGATATCTATTATGGTGCTGTTGACCAGGATGGTTGTGCGTTACGTCATCACTGCGGACACTTATGACGTATTTTCGTGA